One stretch of Oncorhynchus masou masou isolate Uvic2021 chromosome 9, UVic_Omas_1.1, whole genome shotgun sequence DNA includes these proteins:
- the LOC135545417 gene encoding gap junction beta-1 protein-like: MNWGSFYAVISGVNRHSTGIGRIWLSVIFIFRILVLVVAAESVWGDEKSGFTCNTQQPGCNSVCYDQFFPISHIRLWALQLILVSTPALLVAMHVAHRRHINKKILKKSGRGSPKELEQLKNQKFAITGALWWTYMISVLFRIVLEVCFLYIFYLIYPDFKMFRLVKCDSYPCPNTVDCFVSRPTEKTIFTVFMLSVSGVCVLLNLAEVAYLIGRACLRCIHGNQEETKVAWIGQKLSSYKQNEINQMIADQSKFKFNMGARKTSMEKGERCSAF, from the coding sequence TTACGCCGTGATCAGCGGCGTAAACAGGCATTCCACCGGGATCGGCCGGATCTGGCTGTCTGTCATCTTCATCTTCAGAATCCTGGTCCTCGTGGTGGCGGCCGAGTCGGTCTGGGGCGACGAGAAGTCTGGCTTCACCTGCAACACCCAGCAGCCCGGCTGCAACTCTGTCTGCTATGACCAGTTCTTTCCCATCTCACACATCCGCCTGTGGGCCTTGCAGCTCATCCTGGTGTCCACGCCTGCTCTCCTAGTGGCCATGCATGTAGCCCATCGCAGACACATCAACAAGAAGATCCTGAAGAAGTCCGGGCGCGGTTCCCCTAAGGAGCTGGAACAACTCAAGAACCAGAAGTTTGCGATCACAGGCGCCCTCTGGTGGACCTACATGATCAGTGTGCTGTTTAGGATTGTTCTGGAAGTCTGCTTCCTTTATATATTCTACTTGATCTACCCTGACTTCAAGATGTTCCGTCTGGTCAAGTGTGACTCGTACCCCTGCCCCAACACTGTGGACTGCTTCGTGTCACGACCCACGGAGAAAACCATCTTCACCGTGTTCATGCTCTCCGTGTCGGGGGTGTGTGTTCTCCTCAACCTGGCCGAGGTGGCCTACCTGATTGGCAGAGCCTGTCTGAGGTGTATCCATGGTAACCAGGAAGAGACTAAAGTAGCATGGATCGGTCAAAAACTGTCCTCCTACAAACAGAATGAAATCAACCAGATGATCGCTGACCAGTCGAAGTTCAAGTTCAACATGGGAGCTAGGAAGACCTctatggagaagggagagaggtgctCTGCTTTCTGA